The Archangium primigenium genomic interval CAGGTTGAGCCCGGTGAGCGTGCGGCGCAACTCCTGCCGTCCGCCCTCTTCCTCCTGCTGCAGCCGCGCGATGCTCTTGGTCGACCAGATCCCCATGGGGCCGAGTGCATGCCGCAAGAGCCGGACACAGTCCAGCGCGCGGTGGTTTCACGCACGGCCCCCGTCGGGGTCAGGGTCAGGAGAACTGGTCCGGGTGCGGCCCCAGGCGCTTGCCCTTGTCCAGGGTGGCGATCCGCGCGAGCTCGTCCGGCTCCAGGCGGAAGTCGAACACCTGGAAGTTCTCCTCGATGCGCGAGGGCGTCACCGACTTGGGGATGACGATGAGGCCCTGATCCAGGTGCCAGCGGATGACGATCTGCGCCGGCGTCTTGCCGTACTTCTTGCCCAGCGCGCGGATGATCTCCTGATCGAACACGCCCTCGCCGCCCTGGGCCAGCGGGCTCCAGGACTCGACGTGGATCTTGTGCGCCACGTTCCAGGCGCGCAGCTCTTGTTGCTGGAGCAGCGGATGCACCTCGATCTGGTTGAGCACCGGCACCACGCCGGTCTCGTCGATCAGCCGCTGCAGGTGCGGCACGTGGAAGTTGCTCACGCCGATGCTCCGGGTGAGGCCCGCCTTCTGCAACTCGATGAGCCCCTTCCACGCCTGGACGTAGTTGTCCTTGGCCGGCGTGGGCCAGTGGATGAGGTACAGGTCCACGGCGTCGAGCTGGAGCTTGCGCAGGCTCGTCTCCAGCGCCTTGCGCGCATCCAGGTGCGCGTCGTTCCACAGCTTGGTGGTGATGTAGAGCTGGTCGCGCGGCACGGGCGAGTCCTTGATCGCCTGCCCGATGCCTTCCTCGTTGCGGTAGATGGCGGCGGTGTCGATGGAGCGGTAGCCGACCTCGATCGCCTTCAGGGCCGCGCGGCGGGCCTCCTCCACACTCGCCTGCCAGACACCCAGGCCGAGCTGCGGCATCGACTTGCCATCGTGAAACGTGATGCGGGGTTGAGCGGACACGGTCTCTCCTCTTTCTTTCCAGGGCACCCACTGGGGACCCGGGGCCGCGAAACTCCTTTTCCGCGAGTGAGTCAAGGCGGAACGGGCCTGGACTCCCGTCCAGGCCGGGGGAGAGTGTTCACGGGGAGGCGGGCGCGGGGCTCAGCGCCGGAGCGTCGCCGCCAGATAGTCGCGGAACGACTGGGGCCGTCTGCCGAGCAGCCGCTCCAGGGTGGGATCGACGGCGGCGAACTCTCCCCGGCGGCTGGCGGTGAAGATGCTCCCGAGCATGTCCGCCGCGTGCGCGGGCACGCCCCGGGAGATCATCGCGGCCCGGTACTCCGCGTCGCTCACGGTGACGCGCGTGATGGCGCGCCCGGTGAGCTCCGAGGCGATGCGGGCGATGGCGGCGAGGTCGAGCGCCTCCGCGCCGGTCAGCGCCGGGCTCACCCCGTCCAAGCGCCCCTCCTCGGTCAGCGCGAGCACGGTGGCCTCGGCCAGGTCCGCGTGCGTGGTCCAGGAGACCGGGCCGTCTTCCGGAGCGACGAGCTTCCCGGTCTCGAGCGCCTGGCCCATGAGCATGACCGCCGACGCCGCGTAGTAGCCATTGCGCAGCGAGGTGAAGGCCCCTCCGGACGCCCGCAGGAGCTCCTCGGTGGCCGCGTGGGTGGTCATGGGCGAGAACAGGGACGCCGGGTTCGCGCCCATGTGACTCGTGTAGAGGATGCGGCGGACCCCCACGGCCCGGGCCGCCTCGATCGCGGTGCGGTGCAACTGGGCCGCGGCGGGGCCCACGACGTTGGCCGACACGAGCAGCACCTGGGACGCGCCCTCGAAAGCGTGGCGCAGGCTCGCGGCATCCGCGTAGTCGCCTGGACGCACCCGGACGCCCCGCTCCCTCAGCGCCTGGACCTTCTCGGGCTCACGCGTGCTGAGCCCCACCTGCTGGGGGGGCACCCGCTCGAGCAGCCGCTCCACGATGGCTCCGCCCAACTGCCCGGTGGCTCCGGTGACGACGATCATGACGGCCTCCTCTTGGGGGATGACCCGACGTCCCCCTTGTTATCGCTGAAAACATACTTCAATTATCATCGATAACAATCCAGTACAAGGAAACCTGTCAGCACCCGCCAAGGCGCATGTTCTTCCAGCAAGGGCTGGCGCTACGGAGTGGTGGGGGCGCCGCCATCCACGCTGGTGGGAATGGGCCGGGACTTCGGCACCGGCAGCAGGCATTGGCCTTTGTAGGCGACGGTCTGGCGCGGACAGTTCGGTGGCCCTTGCCTGAGCGACAGCCAGCACCCGCCGGACAGCTCCACCTCCAAGCCTTCCGTACAGGGCGCCAGCTTCTGATTGCGCACCGGCAGGGGCGCCTGCTCGGACGGAGCGGCCACGGGGTCCACCTTCACGTCCGACATCCACTCCTCTTCGGGGGCCGGGACTGTCAGGGCCACGGGCGCGAGGCAGATCACGGGAACCAGGGCCCCCACCACGACCGCGCTGAGCAGGGCCAGCCGGAGGCCGTGACTCCGAGGGGCCGGGGGCGCGGCCACGGGAGGCGCTGAGCTGTAGGACGGACGAGGCCTCGGGGGCCGGACGATGCTCCGCTCCTCGGCCTCCCACGCGAAGAGAGTCATGTCCCACTCGGGCGCCCCATCCCGGACCGCCGCGCGCAAGGCCTCGTCGAGCGCCTCGCCGCTCCGGAAGCGCGCCCGGGGGTCCTTCTCCAGCAGCCGGACGATGAGGTCACTCAAGGCGCGAGGCACTCGGGGATTGACGCTCCGGGGCGCCTGGGGCCGCACGTGGACGATGGCGGACTGGAGCACGTCCGGGGGCCACCACTCGGGGAAGGGGTAGTGCCCGGTGGTGGCGCGGTAGAGACACACGCCCAGGGCGTACAGGTCATCGGTGGGCTGGAAGGCGTAGGCCGCGGAGGGACGTCGGGGCGAGCGCCACAAGAAGCTCACGGCCTCGGGGCTGAGCACGCAGAGCGTCACGGGAGGCAGCGGCGTGGTCGTCAGCGGCGCGGCGCCCGAGTACCACCCCACCCCGAAGTCGAGCAGGACGGGCTGGCCATCCGACGCACGCACTTGAATGTGCTCGGGCTTGAGGTCGCGGTGGAACACACCCCGGACATGCAACTCCCCCAGGGTGCGCGCCACCGTGGCGGCCAGGGCCGCGAACTGGCGGAAGGTGGGCGCGCCCGACTCGGCCCAGACATCCAGGGCCTGACCGGGCACCCAGTCCATGATGACGCCCAGCCGACCGTCGCGGGGATGGGGCCAGCGGGCACAGCCATGGAAGCCCACCACGTGCGGGTGGACGGCCCGGCCCATCATCAAGGCGACCTCGCGCTCGGCCCGACCATCGCGGGCGTACAGCGCGAGCTTGAGCGCGTAGAAGTCCCCGGGGTGGTGCACGTCCTCGACGCGGTAGACGGTGCCCTGCCCGCCCTGGCCCAGCGGCTCCACCACCCGCCACGAGCCCACCCGGGTGCCCGGGGCGAGGACCTCCGAGGAACACGCGTCACCTGGGTGCTTGGACATCGGTCACCTCCACACGGGTCGAGCCGACAGGCCACGGCCTCGTACCACGAGGTGACGGCGGAAGTCACCTGGAGCGACACGACACGTCACATCGGACGAGGCGAGGAGGACCCGTCACAAGCCATCGGTCTCCCGCGGGAACGTCATGCTCCCGCCAGGAAAACGACTCCCAACATCAGGACGATCACCGCGGGGACCGCGAGCACGAACGCCAGTGCGTGCACCTTGAGGAGGCCGGCCATGCTCTCGCTCCGGAGGCCGCGACTGGAGAGTCCCATGTACACCGCGACGCTGCACCACATCAGCGCCACAGCCACCCCATTCAAGTCGAACATGGCGCCGCCCGAGGACCGGCACATCGGGGGCGAAGCAATCCCCGCCAACAGGAGGACCCCTCCCCATAGCCGCCTGTGCACCAGGACACGCTGCTTCGCGTCCTGATTCTCGGAGTCGGAGTCGGAGTCTCCGGCCATTTCTTCCTGGGTGTTCTCGGACATCGTGGAGCGGAGTCTACAACCAACGCGCGGAAGGCCGCTTCTCCTTCACGGCTCGCGAGAAGTCGTCGGGGCTCATGAGTTGAGAGCGCCTGCGCCTGCTGAAACTGGCAAGGGCCTGCGCCTCTTCTACCTGCCCGCGTACTCACCGCAACTCAACGACGTGGAGGCCGTTTTCCAAGTGGTGAAGCACTACGAGCTGCCCGATCGCAGTTACACCACGCTCGATGAGTTGGTGGCGGCTGTGCGGCACGCACTGCGCCGCCACCATCTCCGGCTCCGTACCCCTGAACAACATCTATGTCCGAGGGCTTAGGAGACTATGGGATAGGTGCCCAGTCCGCGCCATTCCTTTCCTGGGAGAAAAGGGTTTCAGGTACAACACTACGCGGTCACCAGTCCTCCAGAAGCGCGTCGCGCTGCTCGCGAGTTCCGGTGAACGACGAGTCGGCCGCCTTCCGCAGCGACTTCAGGTATGGTCGCGTGCCCCGATCGTCGTAGAGGACTGCCGCGACCTTCCTAATCGCTGGGCGGCTGTGAACGATCGTGAAGACCGTCTCCAACGAAGCGTTCCGCCTCTCAAGCAGGCGAGCAAGAGCCGCCGCGAGTCGTTCACACCGATCCCAGTCCCGATACCAGGACACCGACGGGGCTTGCTCCCGTAGCCAGTCCCACTCCTCGTATTCGAGGCGCGAGCTGGCAGCAGCATCGTACGTGGGCTGGAAGCACACCGCGAAAAGCGGCGACTTCACGTCGGCTTCCCAGAAAGCCAGCGTCAGACCGAACGCCGCGACGCGAGGCACGATCGAGCCAGCGCTGGAGGTTCCACTCTTCCACACCGCTGCGAGCCGCGACTGCGTGGCCCTCGGACTCAAGAAGCGACTGCCAAGCTCGAGGTCCCTAAGCGACGGAGACGACAGACTTTCAAGCCACTCAAGCACCGTGCCTGGCTGTGCCGAGATCGCCGATTGCCAAGGATAGGAAAACTGGAGCTGACCGGACGCAAGAGCCGTGAGCGCGCGGATGATCGTGACCTTGCCGCCGAAGCGGGCGAGTGCGTCGACGGAGACGTCACGCCCTGATGTGAAGATCGCGCTGATGACAGCACCACGCGCCTCCTCATCTAGATTCGCTCCGCCGAGCTGCGACAGCACGTCGATGGCGCGCGACCCAACTCGTTTCCAGAGAATGGGCGATTGCGCGAGCACCGGGTTCGCGCCAACGATAGTCGACAAGAACGGCGCCTGCGCGTCTCCAAAGGTCTCGACGTCATTGGGCACGAGCAGGAGGACCGCAAGACGTAGCACGCGCTCCCCTACTTCGGTCAACGCACTACCGAGGAGAGAGAGAACCAGCGCGACACCCTCGGTGCGCGACTCATCGAAGAGCCGTCGCGTCTGGACCTCAAGCATCGTGGCTATTGGAGCGAGGTCGTTGTCTCGATGCCCGCAGAGGCCTTGAAGCATCTCGCGCCGACCAGTCACGCCCGACTCAGTGTTGGCCCTGTCGAACACCATGCCGATGAGTCGACTGCGCGCGTCCGGATCGAGGTTCTTCGCGCCCAAAACGCTCGCGAGAGCGGACCGTGCCGAGGAGCCCTGTGCGTACCACTCGCCAAAGATCGGCGCGAGGCTCGACACGATGGCGCGCCCCGCATGCGCTCCGGCAGCCGCCTCAAGCCATGTGCGAAACGTTGGGTCGCCTCTCACGGCGCCATCGAGCACCAAATCCACCCAGCCCTCAGGCTTGCCGGGCGCGCGAAGGTCGAGGACGAGTGCTGCGCTGGCGCTCTTGCGGAACTGCGACGGCGGAATCGCCCTAGGGATGGCTTGGAGGTCAAGCAATGCGCCGGCGTTCGCACGCGGCATGAGCGCGCCCGTACAGAAGGAGAATCGCGTCTTCTCCGCAGGCAACAACTCCTCCCAAAGTCGAAGGAAGACTGCTTCGAGCTGGGCCGCAGTGTCGGCGACGACGATTACCGGACGGGGCTGGCCCAGGACCGCGCCGATCAGCAACGCGGCGAGTCGCCTGTCCGCAAACCCATCCAGGCTTGCGCCACCGGACGTGACCTCGCCCACCTCGACAGGTTTCGAGACTGCGCTATCCACTCCCTCAAGTTGGGGGCGTCTAAACGCCTCAAGCAAAGCCGTGGTCGGCACGCGCGCGACATGGTCGCGAGGAATGAGCAGCGAATGGGTCCACACGCAGCCAGGGCGCTGCATCTCCGGCGCGTACCAAGTTTTCGCGAGAACGAAGAGGTCCGTCCCGGGTAGTGGATAAGCTGTCAGGTACTCGTCGAATCCGAGCTGCATCGACGGGCCGGACATGTCGCTCAAAACGAGCATCGTCCGTAAAGCTTCCGGGGGCAGCGGCGTCGAACTGCTCAGCAGGCGATGCCCATCGCGGTAGCCGTGTATTGCCTGGTGGATGCTCGCAGGAGCCATGCGCTACCCGCCCCCCAAGAGCCACGCGATCGGCTTAGTAATATCCTGACTGGTTTCCTGGTCATGGCGAACCTTGATGCGTTTCAACGCGTCGTCGAGTTCGAGGAGCGTCTGCTTCTCCGCTTCGTCGGTGATGTCGCCACCTTGCGCGCTCACCCCAAAGACATTGTGATCGAGCAGGTCGTCGTTGGCCGCCAAGAACTGCTGAAGCAACGGAATCTCCCGATTGATGAAGCCATGCGGCGACATTCCAAGGCTCTCGACGAGGTCCCACGCGGACACCACCACGGCGATGCGTAGCTTTCTCTGCGCCCGTTCGAGGAGGAACTGGAGGAGTTCCACGAGTCTCACTTGGTGCGGGAGCATGTCAGGCGACCAAGTGTTCGGCACGGTGTTTGCTGACGTGGCCTGTGCCGTCTGGCTTCCAGGTAGCATCGCCTCAAGTTGCTGGGCTACCGCGAGCTGCGTGCCCTTCTGGACGTCCGGGTGGAGGAACAACATCACCCCGGTCGCATTTTGCACTAACGTGTCATGGTGGCGGCTCATCCTCCGATCCGTCAGTTGCTGCTTGAATGCCTCTCCGGCTAAGTCCGGGATCGAGAGGTCGACCGCGCCGACGCCCTCACCGTCAAGATGAAGAACGACGACCTGCTCGGTCTGCAGGTTCGTGCGCGGAACCTGCGAGCACTCACGCCACTCCTTCGTGATCTGATTGAGATAGGTCCGGTCGCCGCTCAGCTTCGTCAGCTTGAGCGCCGTCGCGCTGCTTCGGTCGGAGAGCACGTGCCACAGAGCTGCCACGAAAGTGGTCTTCCCCGAACCAGGCAGACCGATGAAGAGGAGGTTCGCCCGGTTGCTCACGGGTCCCTCCCGGTCCGCTCGAAGTACCGCCAGCCGAACTTACTGAACTCCCGCTCGTCACGTGACGGAGCTGGGGCTTCCTGGTGATCATCACGCGAAGCGGACGCCACGATGGTCGTCCACGAAACGAACGCTTCTGCGAGGCTACCATCTGAGTTCTCCTGCATCGATGAATACGCAGGACGCGCCGCGATCTTCCTGAAGGTGAGGTGCGGGACGCGAGCGCGAAACCTTCCCTCGAACTTATCCTGCGTCTTGGCGAGAAACTCCAGCGCCGATTGTCCCCCAGAAATGATGCGATCGAGCTTGGAGAAGACGACCTCGACGTGGCAGCGCGCACTCACCATGCCAGTGTCGAGCATGCTCTCTAGGATGTCCGCAGCGTCAGCATGTGCGCTCGTTCGCTGCGCCGCGCTCGCAAGGCGCTCGCCGTCGACGAGCACGACGACAGTGTCCGCCCGACGAAGGAACGTGAGTCGCTCAGCGTCCTCTTGTGAGTCCTTTGCCATACGGAACAGCTCACCCGACATCGCAGCGAGGAGGACGTCGCGGCGGGCTGTCGACAGCTCCGTACCGCGCAGGGCAAGGTGATAATACTTCGTTTCGTCGGTCAGCCACGTTCGCTGCGTATCCGGCTGGAACCCACCCGATGCGAGTCGGTTCAGGTGGCAGATTTCCTCGAAGCCGAGGAGCGACCTCGACCCAGCGAATCTGAAGCCAGCGAACGGTCCCTGATTCAGCCGCTCGTACAGCGAAGCGAGTACCGTCGTCTTGCCGCTCCCTTCGGCGCCCGCGAAGACCACGAGGTGCGTTCGCGATCGCAGCGTGATGACCTCGGCGTCGGACGATCCAAGCGCGGCGCCGGAGAAGAGCTCGATGAACTCGGGCTCTGCTTCTTCGACAGGCGCGGCGGCTTCGACCTCTGCATTTGTGGCGCCAGTGTTGGCCATGTCACTCCTCCGTATCTGCGTCGGACAGCGTCCGCAGCAGGATCGCCTCGACGTATGCTTGGCGCGCCACGCGAGCAGCCGTTAGTTGGATAGACGACTTCATCCCGCTGGAGGAGTCAAAGTACTGCTGCCAGCTCGTCGGTGCGCTCTTTGACCGGATGGAGGTGGCGAGCGTGAGCGGCATCAAGTCGAGCTTGCCCTCATCAAACTTCATCGTCCGCTCCCGAGCCCACTCCTCAGGAAGAGCGTTGACGAATTCGGCGAGAGCAATCTCCTGTCCCTTCGATTCCGAGGCTACGCGCGTAAGTAGCGCCGCCGCGTTGCTCGGGCCCAACGCGACATCAGTGAGATCCGCAAGCTCAGTTCCTGCGATGATTGAGGCGGCCTCTTTGAGCGACCTCCACGATTTGTTGATATCCCGACTGCAGCCACCCTCGACCCACCACAAGATGTTCGTTTCCTCGTCGGCGCAGCGCAGGTTGTGCATAGCAGCTTCAAGCTCGCTTTCAGCCCCTCGAACGGCGTAAAGCAACGCTTGAAAGACAGGTGTGACCGCGGTCCTGAGCTGGAGCCAGTCATTGGCAGCAGTCACCCGTTCCATCGCTGTGGCGGCAGTATCGGCGCTCCCGCTGATGGCGCTCGGATCGAAGGGCTTTCGCTTTCGCAGTTCGATGGCGATTTCGTGGACTCCCGCGAGGACCTCGCGCGAGATTTCGTCGAGGCGAGGCTCTGTAGCCCGCAGGCTTGATGCCTCTACTGCTGCGCCTGCGAGCACTGCGGTGCGCAGTATTTCGCCTCCCTCGGGGGCGGATTGAACGCAGGCGACGAGCGAAGCGCCAGCAAGGACCTGCAGTTCGAGGTTGTTGCGCTGTGGGAACGCGGGGTCCTGCTTCTGAAAGACTGCTAAGAAGGCATCTCTCGACGTCTTGGACGGGAGACCCTGGAAGATGCGGACCGTCTCT includes:
- a CDS encoding SDR family oxidoreductase, translating into MIVVTGATGQLGGAIVERLLERVPPQQVGLSTREPEKVQALRERGVRVRPGDYADAASLRHAFEGASQVLLVSANVVGPAAAQLHRTAIEAARAVGVRRILYTSHMGANPASLFSPMTTHAATEELLRASGGAFTSLRNGYYAASAVMLMGQALETGKLVAPEDGPVSWTTHADLAEATVLALTEEGRLDGVSPALTGAEALDLAAIARIASELTGRAITRVTVSDAEYRAAMISRGVPAHAADMLGSIFTASRRGEFAAVDPTLERLLGRRPQSFRDYLAATLRR
- a CDS encoding TRAFAC clade GTPase domain-containing protein, which gives rise to MANTGATNAEVEAAAPVEEAEPEFIELFSGAALGSSDAEVITLRSRTHLVVFAGAEGSGKTTVLASLYERLNQGPFAGFRFAGSRSLLGFEEICHLNRLASGGFQPDTQRTWLTDETKYYHLALRGTELSTARRDVLLAAMSGELFRMAKDSQEDAERLTFLRRADTVVVLVDGERLASAAQRTSAHADAADILESMLDTGMVSARCHVEVVFSKLDRIISGGQSALEFLAKTQDKFEGRFRARVPHLTFRKIAARPAYSSMQENSDGSLAEAFVSWTTIVASASRDDHQEAPAPSRDEREFSKFGWRYFERTGRDP
- a CDS encoding GTPase-associated system all-helical protein GASH translates to MHKNFGEWYRLVALEPDGAKLAKRWAGVEAWATALRSSDQNLLETVRIFQGLPSKTSRDAFLAVFQKQDPAFPQRNNLELQVLAGASLVACVQSAPEGGEILRTAVLAGAAVEASSLRATEPRLDEISREVLAGVHEIAIELRKRKPFDPSAISGSADTAATAMERVTAANDWLQLRTAVTPVFQALLYAVRGAESELEAAMHNLRCADEETNILWWVEGGCSRDINKSWRSLKEAASIIAGTELADLTDVALGPSNAAALLTRVASESKGQEIALAEFVNALPEEWARERTMKFDEGKLDLMPLTLATSIRSKSAPTSWQQYFDSSSGMKSSIQLTAARVARQAYVEAILLRTLSDADTEE
- a CDS encoding TRAFAC clade GTPase domain-containing protein encodes the protein MSNRANLLFIGLPGSGKTTFVAALWHVLSDRSSATALKLTKLSGDRTYLNQITKEWRECSQVPRTNLQTEQVVVLHLDGEGVGAVDLSIPDLAGEAFKQQLTDRRMSRHHDTLVQNATGVMLFLHPDVQKGTQLAVAQQLEAMLPGSQTAQATSANTVPNTWSPDMLPHQVRLVELLQFLLERAQRKLRIAVVVSAWDLVESLGMSPHGFINREIPLLQQFLAANDDLLDHNVFGVSAQGGDITDEAEKQTLLELDDALKRIKVRHDQETSQDITKPIAWLLGGG
- a CDS encoding serine/threonine protein kinase, whose protein sequence is MSKHPGDACSSEVLAPGTRVGSWRVVEPLGQGGQGTVYRVEDVHHPGDFYALKLALYARDGRAEREVALMMGRAVHPHVVGFHGCARWPHPRDGRLGVIMDWVPGQALDVWAESGAPTFRQFAALAATVARTLGELHVRGVFHRDLKPEHIQVRASDGQPVLLDFGVGWYSGAAPLTTTPLPPVTLCVLSPEAVSFLWRSPRRPSAAYAFQPTDDLYALGVCLYRATTGHYPFPEWWPPDVLQSAIVHVRPQAPRSVNPRVPRALSDLIVRLLEKDPRARFRSGEALDEALRAAVRDGAPEWDMTLFAWEAEERSIVRPPRPRPSYSSAPPVAAPPAPRSHGLRLALLSAVVVGALVPVICLAPVALTVPAPEEEWMSDVKVDPVAAPSEQAPLPVRNQKLAPCTEGLEVELSGGCWLSLRQGPPNCPRQTVAYKGQCLLPVPKSRPIPTSVDGGAPTTP
- a CDS encoding transposase, encoding MERSLQPTRGRPLLLHGSREVVGAHELRAPAPAETGKGLRLFYLPAYSPQLNDVEAVFQVVKHYELPDRSYTTLDELVAAVRHALRRHHLRLRTPEQHLCPRA
- the dkgA gene encoding 2,5-didehydrogluconate reductase DkgA, with product MSAQPRITFHDGKSMPQLGLGVWQASVEEARRAALKAIEVGYRSIDTAAIYRNEEGIGQAIKDSPVPRDQLYITTKLWNDAHLDARKALETSLRKLQLDAVDLYLIHWPTPAKDNYVQAWKGLIELQKAGLTRSIGVSNFHVPHLQRLIDETGVVPVLNQIEVHPLLQQQELRAWNVAHKIHVESWSPLAQGGEGVFDQEIIRALGKKYGKTPAQIVIRWHLDQGLIVIPKSVTPSRIEENFQVFDFRLEPDELARIATLDKGKRLGPHPDQFS